The Trichomycterus rosablanca isolate fTriRos1 chromosome 15, fTriRos1.hap1, whole genome shotgun sequence genome contains a region encoding:
- the cyyr1 gene encoding cysteine and tyrosine-rich protein 1, with the protein MESHKTFRPSLQTGWKLFSESLLLCLFAGRGEAQCSGCVEYCCDGEPPFCCSYYAYVGDVLSGTAISGIVFGVVFLMGAVAAIFLCICMCVKNSHGARVGVFRTSYVNTVAQGYPGPPPPYSFDYEMYPTDLRPPPYTPTPPRTANYSPPPPYPGYNQK; encoded by the exons ATGGAAAGTCACAAGACTTTCAGACCGAGTTTACAGACTGGATGGAAACTCTTCAGTGAATCGCTGCTTCTGTGCCTGTTTGCCG GTCGCGGAGAGGCGCAGTGCAGCGGCTGTGTGGAGTACTGCTGTGATGGAGAGCCTCCGTTCTGCTGCTCGTACTACGCCTACGTGGGGGACGTACTCTC CGGGACGGCGATTTCGGGGATCGTGTTCGGCGTGGTCTTTCTGATGGGGGCGGTGGCGGCCATATTTCTGTGCATCTGCATGTGCGTGAAGAACAGCCACGGAGCGAGAGTGGGGGTCTTCAGGACGTCGTACGTCAACACGGTGGCTCAGGGCTACCCAG GTCCGCCGCCCCCTTACAGCTTCGACTACGAGATGTACCCCACCGACCTCCGACCCCCTCCGTACACCCCGACCCCGCCCAGGACGGCAAACTACTCCCCGCCTCCGCCCTACCCGGGCTACAATCAGAAATGA